gacaataacaaacacaacaaaaaaaattagcgaaatcggtccagccgttcatgcgtgaaggcgtgaccaagggaaatagggattcatttttatatatatagattactaaAGGAAACAATATATTTGTCTTTACCTTTGCCAACATTGTGTTAAAAATcaactatgaataataaatatttttgtcaaaaattGCAGCTAAACTTTgtaggttttttattattttatagttaagcGCGAATATGTTGAGAGTGTAAGTATATTTCTGATTCAAAGTATAAAGTAGCTGCACcgaaaaattatctttttatagtagaattaatataaaatactttttgaacatttattttgttcgaaacttacacattataattttttatcaatcgTTAGATTAAATGTTGAATTTGTTCTAATCAAGTTATGTATATGTTTTcattagttaaaatttattaaagcaatgtgAGAATTACCCTGTATAAAACGTCTACACCTAATCATAACTACTTATATTCGTCTATTCTGTGGGGCGTTAATTAATATGTTACATTTTACTATGATTTTAATTTAGCTGGAAGAATTGCAGCTAGAGAAAATGGGTATGGTAGAAGATCTAGACGGCTGTAAGGTGATGTGTGAAAACCGTATGCAAGGCAAGATGAACGAGTTGAAGGCAAAGAAGCAGCAGCTGAACGAGCTCAACGACAAGGTTATCGAGTGTCGCTGCAAATTCCCTATCGATGCTACAGTAGAAGTAAAGCGCACGGCTTCCCTGGCAGCCTTGTGCCACTGCACACCTGAAGACAAAAATTTGGTTAGTCAACAATGTGCCGATTGGAATTATGAACTGTAAAATAAAGCGCTTTATTGCCGCTGATATTTATTAGGTACCATATTATGTTGACAAGTTGTTATCATCTAATCAAAATAATGAACatgactattattattattattttattttagttctgCCAAAGAATTCGTTATCGTATCGTTTAACACGATGTGTAATAACAAGGTCTTTTCAGGATTCATGTTCGTGTACGTCCCTGAGGTCTCAACTTCTTTCAAATCTATTAGCTGATTTGTTCGGAGGATTGCTTACTGAGTTGGGTTGGACAGGATCGCAGATGCCGTGCCAACTTCTTAAATGTCTTGAGGATAGCCACAATTGGGATCGTTCTTCAGTTCTCAAAACGAATTTGAGAAGTTTTTTTGCGCGATTGCTTGTCGGAGAGTTGGATATCGCTATTGCTACGTCTATAGAAAAGTATCACGCCAAAGTAGGtgctcaattatttttaaaatcacaaaCCCGTAAATAATACCTACATTTATAAagtattcttttatttagtgGGTTGGAGCAACGTGTGCCGACATAACCAGAACAATACCCAATATTCGTGAATCAGACAGTATAGCCTGGCAAGACTGTGCTATGGAGCGTCGAGCACAAAAACTCGCCACCAAACTGGCCGAACAATTGTTTAAAGACCGAGCTGACGAGCTTGCACAACGAGCCAAAGATATTGTCACATCGGGTCCGCCGCCCTGCGAGTGTGGACCACAATCAGGTCTAttgtaaaaaattgtaaaaaacatgttaaatgaaaatattttgtttactctCATATCTTAcctactgcctcggtggcgtagtcaGATTTTTGTTCTAAGGTCTCGGGTTttaatcctgggtcgggcagaGTGACTTGGGCTTTTTCTGAgcatcagcccagagtctggaatttgtgcccgatattgcgataggcttgcccccatATTACATCATGGAAATaaacttggtgaaaagtgggcgCATTGGGGCCTAGTTACGTCTGGGCCTACATCTAccaggataaaggcgtgatgtgtgtttgttttgtttttaagtagCACTATAATACCTCATAACTACATTAATATCATACTCCCATTATGAAATGACGTATATCTCAATATGTTTTTTACGTACCCAGCTGCGTACTCGTGCATAGTGAAGCAGCCGACTATAACGGCTGGTAACACAAAGGGTGGCGAAACTATCTCACCCTATTGGCGTCGCACGCAAAATGATGTTACCCAACTCAGACTACAAGTAGAGAGTCTAAAAAAGGTTAGTGAGAAACTAGAAGTTTGTTAGATTTcaactttgaaaaatatatagtctattttataaaatcttatcttacttcaagtactaatattataaatccaaaTGTTGGTGAaaaatttgaatgtttgttggaagtaaacgcagCAACAGCAGAAGGAATTAAGATGAATTTGGGATGAAATTTGAAACAAGGATAGTTCGtgccttaatatttttaactagatgGCTCTGGCGTCCTAAAGATGGCGGTATGAATAGCTATAATTATAAGGGACTATTGTAGCTAAAAAGGCTTTTCAAGCAGGCAAAACCGCAAGCAACTTCCAGTATATTATAACTGATAAATAAGGGGCTCATCAAAAATGTACAATTTAGATTacggaataattttaatttgttttgataagaatatttaaaactttgctGACGTTGCAagaaatcttttattatttataagacatTAAATTCACATTGTATTAAATGaattgtaatgtattattttgtagtaaattTTTGCTTTTCATAAACTATTCCAAActaaacgtaaaatattttggcGCAAATAACGTGACATCAATATATGtttctcttataaaaaaatatttgattatataacatttttatattattttatatattcaggATGCCATCAAAAAAGTTGATTTGAAGACAATGGAAGAGAATATTGCTAAACTTGTGGAACGTACTTCGGTAAGTAAATATAAtcgagtaaataataatataatgatgtaGTTAGCatagtaaacaaaacaaacaaaagaatgataaacatattttaggGCCTGtatcacaacttctgagtaaatccTATTCACCGCGTAAATGTAGGTATAGGTCGACCAAATACAAATGTACAGTCTTACCTAAGCTCCCACATAAATAGTACACTGTCTACATTAACCTGTTGTATATGATAACtgttaaatgaaatttactATAGGTCTCTATCTAATAACTTTACATGTTTAGATTTTATGGTCAGCCGTAGTATAATATGCTTCTTATTATGTTAGATTATAAGAATCATAATtacataaacttataaaattttggcCCCGCCTGCTATAATCTGAAGTCCATATCTAATAGGATAAGCCAATTTAAATAGTCATCATgattgataaagaaaaaatatcgcAAAACTTAATTACTGCGATGTCAGTAATACAAATTTATCAATGTAGCAGATACAATTTATTCGCATATTGTGGAACAATATTAGCTTTTGGtgtttttatctgatttttctattatttaaggTACAAGATAGTGTCATTGCCTTAACTGCAGATAGAACCGAAGAAGCAACTATGAGTACAAAACCGTTGAATTTGACCTGCAGTTCAACCAAAAGGaaatcttcattaattaatGGCCCAAAGAAAGGAAACAAGAAGATATGTAACATGACATATCAAACGGACAAGTCAGCGAAGTCCTTCAATAAACTGAAGCAAACATTCGCTGTTAATTTGTGTCTTTGCGGTACACAAACTGCGGCCAAGAAAATAGCACAAGACGATAAACGACTTCCAGAGAGGAGTACAGTTCAAAACTATGACAAAAATTCATTGCAGAAAATCCCTTCCAATATTCCTTCTTCACAAATACGTAAGGAACAAAATCTTTTAAATGTTCCTTTAACACAAATACCTAGGCAACAAAATTCTGCCAATGCTCCCGTATCACCAATATCTAGGCAAACACGTCCATCAAATGGTTCTTTGTCACAAATACCtagtattataaagaaaacgaaACCAATTAATACACTCAAAGAAATCAGCAATGACAAACAAAGTAACACCTCTACGAAGATTATTTGTAAGAAAGAGTGTGTCTGTTTTCATAACAAGCCATCAAATACATCAATTGATAAACTTTTAGAAACTATAGCTAAATGGAAAAGTGATCTAACCGTTTCGTCAACTAatcaaggaaaaaaatataaaatggaccAATATGTCATGCCAAGTGAAAAGAgtataaaggttaaaaaaagcAGTAGAGTAAGTTATGAATTTGACGAAGAAGCAGaaaaacaagtaataaaaagtatCGAGAAACGTCACTCTTACGGATAATCAAGGATACATCAAGGATACAGAAGTTCAACAAGTTGTACCAAGAACCACAGAGTCTGAATATATAGGAGCGGTAAATTTAGACAAAAGTAACGAAAGTCTTTGTAAATGTGATGATAAGGACGATAAAAAAAAGGATTGTGATACTGGTACACCTCATAAATGCATCACTAGTAAAAAATGTTGCTGTAAGAAATCCTCTACAAAATCAGATATACCATCTGAAAAACCTTTGCCAATAGACGAGAAACCGATGGGAAATGATGATCGAAAACTACTACAGAATAATTCATCCACTAAAATGGGAATTAAAACGAAAGATTTATTTTCATGTGATTGTGATATTACGTTATTGGGTGTTACCCTTGctgataaaaaatctaataaaagacaaaaaatacacacaaattACAGTGGCtgtaatgatgatgatgactacGACACAGATAATGATTTTAATCGAATGAATAAGTTTAATTACAATAAGATGAAAAGAAAGGGAAGGAAGGGCAGAAAGGCTAGAAGAAATCATTGCGATGATTGTTCGATATCTTGTAATATACCTCCTACTTGCCAATGTCAAGACAATGttgaaattaaagattttattactgatttttgCAACAAACCGAAAGATGTCTTCATCCTAAGTGTTGATAAGGGAATCGATGTTAATGATACATTTGAAGGTGAATCAAAGGATGATAACATCATGAAAGGTGAACTAAAAGTAGAAGATTGTATTTGTTGCAACCTGACCGATGTAGTTGAAACTAAAAATTTAGAAGAAAATACGTTTCACCTATTGGAGGAACATTTAAAagagaaattaaatgattttaagaGAACTTCTTGCAAATCGTCATGTATACCACTAGAAGacgaaaaaaaactcttttCAACACTCATTTATAGggttaaacaaataattttagacacGACAAATAATGTTTCTTGTAGGTGTTCCTCAAAACCTCCAATGGAAGGAAGCTGGAATAGGGCTTATAGCTTATTGCAAGAATACTTAAAGGCGAAAATACAACGACTTCAATGTCAATGTACAACGAAAGAACATCCGCCTccgattgaaaatattttggataGAGTTAGTAAATTAATTGAACACGATTTTgaacgtttaaaaaatatttgtaaatgcaATATTATGGATCAAACACATGGTATAAATGTTTCCGGACAGATTTTATGGGAAGAGGAAACTCCTGTAAAAGATTTATGCAAACCTCAAGCAAATGGTTATTTAGTTAATGATGAAACACAACATTCATACGGCTCTGAGGGAGGTACAATTGGTAAACCTGAACAGGATTCCCTAAAATCCATaatttttacagaaaatatgtcaTCTCAAGTTCCTTTAAATTTAGGCATGGAAACAAAATCttgtaatgtttttgaaaaaactTCCGTAAATATTCAGACAAGTGAGATAAAAAAGATAAGCGCATATAACGAGTCCGAGGCGATAGTAACCAAATCCCATCATGATTGCTGTTGTGACATTCCCCAGAAACAATATGTGCCTGCATTTGGGTTCGGCACGACTGAAGTATTAGTAAATCAATTCACAAAAGTAGCAAAAGGACTTGATGTAAATAGATTTCCGAAAACATAATACATTATAGGTCATATAGTTATCCAGGTTTAGATCCACAACGTTGCACGGCTACAGCTACGGAAAATAATAAGAATGCAAAAACTAATAATGGAACTAATACATGCAATGATGATAATTGTAATGctagtaaaataacaaattttccATATGTTGGATACACAGTAGATTGTTCTTGTGACAGAAATATAGGTTCTTGTGTTTGTATGAAATCTGTTGTTCAAGCAAATAACGATAAGATTGTTGACATGTGGAAAacatatatagattataataaaacacaattaaaaaacGTATCTTATATCATGAAAAGTACAGGCCTAAAGCCGATTACTATAATTGATCGAGTTACAGAAGAATCGCATAGAGAAACAATCGAGAGTACAGAATATAAAAAGCATGAATTTTGCGAAGTAAAATTAAGTACGAGTGGCGATGAGGACATCACTTTAAAGAAATCTCGGAGAAATATTGACGTTCACAGCGCAGCTTGTGCTTTAACAGAAAGTTTTAATGTAGACTCAAATTGTTTAGAGGGCAAAGATTCGTTAGATTGGTGTGAATGTTCTTCTAGACCTGTAAACGTGTCTAATACTGCATATGGCAATACAGTATGTTCTCCGTCGTCCTCGGATATGTTTGAAAGAGACCTTGGCGACGATGTGGCCTTAGCTCAATTACCCAGGAATTGTAACTGTGATGTCGTGCCCATATGTCACGTAAAGATGTTAGTT
This Manduca sexta isolate Smith_Timp_Sample1 unplaced genomic scaffold, JHU_Msex_v1.0 HiC_scaffold_2202, whole genome shotgun sequence DNA region includes the following protein-coding sequences:
- the LOC119191991 gene encoding LOW QUALITY PROTEIN: uncharacterized protein LOC119191991 (The sequence of the model RefSeq protein was modified relative to this genomic sequence to represent the inferred CDS: deleted 3 bases in 2 codons) — encoded protein: MNKIDAICCLDSGCIERLSTLDATTSELRLRAGKLAKREAERAELLERAEAAWKNLELGYHRRLTLAEEKEDDISKQSQKLIEERNSYKTVCTTLVQQLKERGEAAEKDQVKLSEVEKTVYDRACVRLRLSEQVAKGESALAEQHCRGAQADRDLQFKEEEARRKLHNMESELESTRALTHDAERALRAELGALKEQVARVSQLLLAEDADTGQIKKELEELQLEKMGMVEDLDGCKVMCENRMQGKMNELKAKKQQLNELNDKVIECRCKFPIDATVEVKRTASLAALCHCTPEDKNLDSCSCTSLRSQLLSNLLADLFGGLLTELGWTGSQMPCQLLKCLEDSHNWDRSSVLKTNLRSFFARLLVGELDIAIATSIEKYHAKWVGATCADITRTIPNIRESDSIAWQDCAMERRAQKLATKLAEQLFKDRADELAQRAKDIVTSGPPPCECGPQSAAYSCIVKQPTITAGNTKGGETISPYWRRTQNDVTQLRLQVESLKKDAIKKVDLKTMEENIAKLVERTSVQDSVIALTADRTEEATMSTKPLNLTCSSTKRKSSLINGPKKGNKKICNMTYQTDKSAKSFNKLKQTFAVNLCLCGTQTAAKKIAQDDKRLPERSTVQNYDKNSLQKIPSNIPSSQIRKEQNLLNVPLTQIPRQQNSANAPVSPISRQTRPSNGSLSQIPSIIKKTKPINTLKEISNDKQSNTSTKIICKKECVCFHNKPSNTSIDKLLETIAKWKSDLTVSSTNQGKKYKMDQYVMPSEKSIKVKKSSRVSYEFDEEAEKQVIKSIEKRHSSDNQGYIKDTEVQQVVPRTTESEYIGAVNLDKSNESLCKCDDKDDKKKDCDTGTPHKCITSKKCCCKKSSTKSDIPSEKPLPIDEKPMGNDDRKLLQNNSSTKMGIKTKDLFSCDCDITLLGVTLADKKSNKRQKIHTNYSGCNDDDDYDTDNDFNRMNKFNYNKMKRKGRKGRKARRNHCDDCSISCNIPPTCQCQDNVEIKDFITDFCNKPKDVFILSVDKGIDVNDTFEGESKDDNIMKGELKVEDCICCNLTDVVETKNLEENTFHLLEEHLKEKLNDFKRTSCKSSCIPLEDEKKLFSTLIYRVKQIILDTTNNVSCRCSSKPPMEGSWNRAYSLLQEYLKAKIQRLQCQCTTKEHPPPIENILDRVSKLIEHDFERLKNICKCNIMDQTHGINVSGQILWEEETPVKDLCKPQANGYLVNDETQHSYGSEGGTIGKPEQDSLKSIIFTENMSSQVPLNLGMETKSCNVFEKTSVNIQTSEIKKISAYNESEAIVTKSHHDCCCDIPQKQYVPAFGFGTTEVLVNQFTKVAKGLDVNRFPNIIHYRSYSYPGLDPQRCTATATENNKNAKTNNGTNTCNDDNCNASKITNFPYVGYTVDCSCDRNIGSCVCMKSVVQANNDKIVDMWKTYIDYNKTQLKNVSYIMKSTGLKPITIIDRVTEESHRETIESTEYKKHEFCEVKLSTSGDEDITLKKSRRNIDVHSAACALTESFNVDSNCLEGKDSLDWCECSSRPVNVSNTAYGNTVCSPSSSDMFERDLGDDVALAQLPRNCNCDVVPICHVKMLVESIENKLIQSHCTCDSLVSVVCPIHSSGLL